In the genome of Amphiura filiformis chromosome 11, Afil_fr2py, whole genome shotgun sequence, the window ttgcttgtattattgctttttaaccatattaaagcaatgttgaagaaatggtaaacatgttacaaatttttaaaaagtcaaatttttaaccatatttttctatgattTTCACgcttcaactaaccccacctcaaaagtttcaactaaccccgatgcctatttttacatttcaaagctcattacacaaaataagaaatacaataaaacttttatttaacattattctgggacttactactagtgcttatgatactcaaaaaataatcccctgaatctttaaacaacatggagataacgcatcttttctgaggggcataaaaattagtcagtaagtcaaaaaacagatattcctttcccaagccaacactggtggggcatcagtgctgttgctaatttggtggatgacccttactaatatctattactaggtgccagtattttaccaaattaatattttgtgtcagaaaaaaatacaatgtttcaacttaccccgcgttccaactaaccccaatctcccctacaatATCCCTGGTGAACAAGCTCGAGCAAGTTCAGAGAGCTGCTGCACGCTTTGTTTATGCTGATTTTCGTCGGACGACCTCAGTTACACCTATGATTATCAGTCTTGGTTGGGACTCCCTACATGTAAGACGCCTGGTAGACCAGAGTGtgatgttttacaaaatccaCAACCAGTTTGTCAATATCCAGTTCCCTCCATGTGTTACCCCTGCATGCTAGGTACCAACTCCATCTACCGAGGGTTTCAAGTTTTCCTTTTATCCACGCTCCATACGTGTTTGGAATCATCTTCCTCCATCAGTTGTGATCCAAGCAACTCCAGCTGCCTTCAAAGAAGCTGCCCTTATGTCAATCAGGGGGATGCTTCCACCACCAGGCAGCAAACTCCTGTTCAAACCAGTTTCCAGTTCCTGTATATAGTGCACCCTCAGTTCATCGTTGGATGATTTTTTGCTGTAGCTTTGTTTTTCTTCACCTTCTTCACTACGCACCACACCATGGCTGTTGACATCACTTTGCACCGTTACATCCTAGTTTAGCTCAAGATGAAGCTGTAAAGGATTACACTACCAAGTACCAAATGTATGtatatacaaataacatgacacaaaactatacagcacaagcAGGCCACCAATCCTATCACCATACCCAGTTTGAAGAActtgatttagagattcaatcatgtttcaccgttgttcatcaccgattaacaacgatgcgtccgcgtcgtctgcatgatttacttcgcgagggcagctttagatGGGTCAGAATTTGGGAATAATCAATAACTAACGGTACAGTTCTGCTTCTTCTGCTAGTAGTACTCAGAGCAACATACCACCAAACAAGACAAAAAGTAAACCGAAGTTTAGAAAGCTTAAACTGTTAAATGTAAATTGTCGTAGCCTGAAGAGCAAACGAAAACAATGTGACTTTCGGGCTCTCCTTGAACAAGAAGATCCGGACATCATATGTGGCACAGAATCGCATATAGATGCTGATTACTCAACATCAGAACTCTTTCCAGATTCTTACGACATCTGTAGGAAAGATCGCAACAAACATGGTGGGGGAGTCTTCCTAGGTGTTAAAAAAGATCTGTTAGCTGTTCAAGAAGAGAGCCTGGACACTGATTGTGACTGTGAAGCAATTTGGATCAAGATATTATTTGCGGGAAAGCAACCACTATTTGTTGGCTCTTTCTATCGCCCAACTAATGAAGATCCAGTGCCCCTTGTCAAGTTGGATGAATCCGTTAAAAAGTTAACAGGAAGTCTTCTCTGCCAAATATTATCCTGGCAGGTGATTTCAACACACCCGACATCAACTGGGAGAATTGTACTATGAAAACCGGACCAAATAAACCACAGTATGGTAAACGCTTAAACCAGACTCTAATTGACCTAGCAAATGATAACATGCTAGTGCAAATGCAGCATATTCCAACTCGTGGTGAGAACATCTTAGACCTCGTGTTCACCAATATCCCAGACCAGCTAAGAAAAGTGGAAACGGTACCAGGGATATCAGATCATGATGCAGTGATAGTCCAACTTGACACCACTGTTAAATACATCCGTAGGAAACCACGGAAAGTTTACCTTTATAAGAAAGGCGACATGGATGGTTTACGTGATGAAATGGAAAGCTATAAAGAGTCCCTTCTTCAGTCGAACCCCATGGAAAGAGACGTGGAAACCAATTGGACCTCATTTAAAGATGAACTATTCAGCCTCATGGATAAACATATACCACAGAAACAGTTATCATCATGGATGAACAACACAATTAAGAGAGAGATCAGAAAGAAGAAGCGACTATGGAAGAAAGCGAAGAGAAATAACACTGAAAAGAACTGGGATGAATTCAAAGAAATGAGGAAAAAGGTAAAGAGCAGCATGAAAAAGGCTTATGAAGACTATGTTGGCAACATATTGGAAGATACCATGCAAGACTCACATAAGAAGTTCTGGCAGTTTATCAACAACCAGAAAAAGGACAGTACTGGCATTCCACCGTTGAAAACTGATCGTGGACTGGCTACAGACAGTGCAGCTAAAGCTGAAGCTTTAAACAAACAGTACCAATCGGTTTATACCCAGGAAGACACATCATCATTTCCTGACATGGGACCAAGCCCATACACTGCTATGCCAGACATCAATTTCACCACCAATGGAATTGAGAAACTTCTTAGTAAGCTCAACCCAAGGAAAGCATGTGGACCAGATCTTGTTCCAATTCGCATCCTTAAAGAGACAGCTGAACAAATTGCTCCTATTTTACAAGTCATCTTTACCCAGTCCTACAACACTGGATCTTTCCCGGTTGATTGGGTATCTGCGAATATCGTTGCCGTGTTtaagaaaggaaacaaaaatatgCCCTCAAACTACTGCCCGATATCACTTACCTGTGTGacaactaaggctggcattttcggtcgggtaaacgggtacccgccgagattacattacccggtaggaaatacctcccggtaccaaattcaaaaaaaaaaaaatacattttgaaatcattaatagactatgacatgaatacaaattatcaattttcatataaaaataacaaaatatcttgaaattttttttttttttttttaggtcaaccatgaatgatcctggcatttaggtctaggtccagagacactacaaaaccgaaaaaaactttggaaattttttttttttttttatttcggctACCCGATTACCAGCCTGAAAATTGCATCGGGTACccaggtacaaaattacccgaaaatgccaggcctagtgaCAACCAAACTCATGGAACACATCATATTCCACTCAATAATGGAACACCTTGAAGAGAAGCAAATACTTGCCTGGTACCAGCATGGATTTAGACAAGGACATTCAACAGAATCACAACTTATCGTCACCCTGGAGGAGATCGCCAGATCACTTGACAGCAACACACAAACAGATGTGCTTATACTCGACTTCTCCAAAGCATTCGACACGGTGGCGCACCAACGACTCATCAAGAAGATAGACTACTATGGAATACGTGATAAGACCAACGGTTGGATAAAGACATGGTTGACCAACAGAACCCAGAGAGTTGTAGTCGAAGGTGAAGCCTCATCCACAGTGCATGTTGATTCTGGAGTGCCTCAGGGCACGGTCCTTGGGCCACTGATGTTCTTGTTATTCATCAATGACATTGGAAACAACATCAATTCATCCattaagggaacgttcataaataccttggtgggggggggggctggaaaatttgtaggggggtcaaaaagttttgaccttccaaaagggggggtcaagaaagtttttgacatggcaaaagggggtcaagaaagttttgacacccataaagggggggtcaaaaaagtaaaatacaaaatttttgcgcgctacgcgtgcACATTTTCACGATcaagcccttttcatcccgatcatgggcgtaaatagtgtaaaatacaaaatttttcgcgctacgcgcacatATCCATTCCCACATTTCTTGGAAGCTCCGgtatatatgtatgtaaagcaactgcaattgtttttcgtctgtgtcaaaaaaatttatttgccccccccctcaagaaagctggctacgcccctgatacatccgtgcaataacttttgagaccttatttgaaagcaatttatttaATGATGTCCTGAACTTATGGacaaattaggcctattatagacataaggccttaagagtgacactgataaatgatAAGTGTATTGCAGATCTGTTTGTttgaatttgtaacaaggttGAAACTGCGTAAGTTTAATCCACTATActagtaaaataaagcattacctATAGTGGAAACAAGCGCGGAGTATTTTAAGTATACCTTCATTATGTGTGCggatggatgtgtgtgtgtgtgggggggggggggtaaaaagtttgggtgtatacaaaggggggtcaaaaagttttcagtccataaagagggggggttctaaaagtttaacatacagacagagggggggtcaaaaagttttgacataccgaaatcaaaattttccagccccccctaccaaagtatttatgaacgttccctaaaCTGTTTGCAGATGACTGCCTATTATTTCGCACCATCAAAACACCTGCAGATGCTAACCAGCTGCAAGAAGACCTGAACAGCCTGGATGATTGGTCCCATCAGTGGCAGATGAGATTCAACGCCAAGAAGTGTTATACCATGAGAATCCACAGGAAAAAGAAGCCAATTACCCACCAATACATCATGGGAAAGGAAGAGCTCAGTGCAGTCTCCAGCCAGGCCTACCTTGGAGTAGAAATTCATGAACAACTTAGCTGGAAACCTCACATCGAAGCTGTGGCATCCAAAGCTGGAAAGACCCTTGGTTTTATAAGACGGAATCTTGGCAAATACTCATCAATCATCAAGACTCAGGCTTACACTTCACTTGTACGATCACAGTTAGAGTATGCATCTGTCGTCTGGGATCCTCACAAACAAAATCAGATTGACCAACTTGAGATGATCCAGAGGAGGGCCGTCCGCTTCATCTGTGGAAATTACAGCAGAGAAGCCAGCGTCACTGCCATGAGACAAGACCTCGGCATACCCACTCTGGAAGAAAGATGCAGACAAGCCCGGCTCACTATGTTCTACAAGGTTGTTAACCAACAAATCGCCATACCCATACCAAATTACATACAGACCAGAACCAGATCACCACGAAGCAGTCAACATCAACGCTTCATGCGACTCGGCTCCAACTCCAACTCCGACACATATAAACACAGTTTCTTCACTAGGACCGTAAGAGAATGGGATGCGCTCCCCCAAGCCATCATCGAACTGCCCACCATAGAGCAGTTCAAGGGAGCCATCAGCAGAGAGTAGACATGACAGAGAGTTTTTACTTGCACCAAACCAGCACCTGTAAATTTGGAGAGCACTTTTGCACCTGACAGAGTCCACTGTTGTAGGCACCGCACCAAAGTCCTCATCCAGATGCTGAACAGGCTTTGATGAGTAGCAGCATAGAAGTAGAAGAAGTAGAAGTTGTTGATGGGTCCATAGTGAAAAATTATTCAATAACGTgtataaatttccactcggcaacagcagattgcctcatgctcagcagccaatcagaaacaaGTGCgaccaacgcagtaaatacgcgatgtttACTTTAAATACGCGCACATCAATGGTTTACTTCATTTAATTTAACCCTAATTCAGGTCCATAgtcattatgataaagactgaagtcttgctggcaggactataaAAAGTACAGTACATGTaagttagttccagtaactgtaactcgtcgtacctagatCCTAGATCAGGTCCGtatatgtcattatgtttatgataaagactgaagtcttgctggcaggactacatGTAAGTTGAC includes:
- the LOC140163577 gene encoding uncharacterized protein yields the protein MKTGPNKPQYGKRLNQTLIDLANDNMLVQMQHIPTRGENILDLVFTNIPDQLRKVETVPGISDHDAVIVQLDTTVKYIRRKPRKVYLYKKGDMDGLRDEMESYKESLLQSNPMERDVETNWTSFKDELFSLMDKHIPQKQLSSWMNNTIKREIRKKKRLWKKAKRNNTEKNWDEFKEMRKKVKSSMKKAYEDYVGNILEDTMQDSHKKFWQFINNQKKDSTGIPPLKTDRGLATDSAAKAEALNKQYQSVYTQEDTSSFPDMGPSPYTAMPDINFTTNGIEKLLSKLNPRKACGPDLVPIRILKETAEQIAPILQVIFTQSYNTGSFPVDWHGFRQGHSTESQLIVTLEEIARSLDSNTQTDVLILDFSKAFDTVAHQRLIKKIDYYGIRDKTNGWIKTWLTNRTQRVVVEDDCLLFRTIKTPADANQLQEDLNSLDDWSHQWQMRFNAKKCYTMRIHRKKKPITHQYIMGKEELSAVSSQAYLGVEIHEQLSWKPHIEAVASKAGKTLGFIRRNLGKYSSIIKTQAYTSLVRSQLEYASVVWDPHKQNQIDQLEMIQRRAVRFICGNYSREASVTAMRQDLGIPTLEERCRQARLTMFYKVVNQQIAIPIPNYIQTRTRSPRSSQHQRFMRLGSNSNSDTYKHSFFTRTVREWDALPQAIIELPTIEQFKGAISRE